The Lytechinus pictus isolate F3 Inbred chromosome 15, Lp3.0, whole genome shotgun sequence genome contains a region encoding:
- the LOC129278878 gene encoding uncharacterized protein K02A2.6-like, giving the protein MAGLRTMAPQEDTVGICTLSSAMCALESLHLKSVTWDRVRTATTSDDNMQALLNAVEAGMPEFRHELPSPVREYFPFRDDLYTSDGVILYKDRIVILPSLREEVLAHLHAAHQGVTSMTARAESSVFWPGITPAITALRARCNQCNRIAPSNPRAPPTPLLSPAFPFQCICADFFHYKGCNYLVIVDRYSNWPIVERSNQGATGLISCLRRTFVTFGIPDELASDGGPEFTGAATRRFLKDWGIHHRLSSVAYPHSNCRAEVAVKSVKRLIMSNTSPAGALDTDTFQRAMLQYRNTPDRDTRLSPAMCVFGHPIQDFIPIAPGKYLPHNTWRETLAAREEALRTRHMRDAERWSEHTKRLLPLAVGDHVRLQNQTGPHPLKWDRTGTVIEVRQYDQYVIRVDGSGRVTLRNRKFLRKYVPVRRHPPPLTMEEDISLHHRPAPAPLSSRVGQVPLSLRHTGTADAPCRPPEPASAASSPPQAAKDAPRGTHPPSTVEDSLTTPPETPPAAPGLDPVPAPITAPPPGTPPTAPRCSTRRTRQPVWHSDYSM; this is encoded by the coding sequence ATGGCAGGCCTCCGAACCATGGCCCCACAAGAGGACACTGTCGGGATTTGCACGCTTTCCTCTGCTATGTGTGCCCTGGAGTCCCTCCACTTGAAGTCAGTCACATGGGACCGGGTCCGTACTGCCACAACTAGTGACGACAACATGCAAGCACTACTCAATGCTGTTGAAGCTGGCATGCCGGAGTTTCGTCATGAGCTCCCCTCACCTGTCCGCGAATATTTCCCATTCCGTGACGACCTTTATACAAGTGATGGTGTCATCCTCTACAAAGACCGCATTGTCATACTACCATCACTCCGGGAGGAAGTATTGGCTCATCTGCATGCTGCGCACCAAGGAGTAACTTCTATGACAGCCAGAGCCGAGTCCTCAGTCTTTTGGCCTGGCATCACTCCAGCCATTACAGCTCTCCGTGCCCGGTGCAACCAATGCAACAGGATCGCACCCTCCAACCCGCGTGCACCCCCGACCCCGTTGCTGTCTCCGGCTTTCCCTTTCCAATGCATCTGTGCCGATTTCTTTCACTACAAGGGCTGCAACTACCTGGTCATCGTGGACCGCTACTCCAATTGGCCCATCGTTGAGAGGTCCAATCAAGGGGCAACTGGACTCATTTCTTGCCTACGGAGGACATTCGTCACCTTCGGGATCCCGGATGAACTAGCATCGGATGGTGGCCCAGAATTTACAGGAGCTGCCACACGCCGCTTTCTCAAGGACTGGGGCATTCATCACAGACTTTCATCCGTTGCTTACCCACATAGCAACTGTCGTGCTGAGGTGGCTGTCAAATCCGTGAAACGTCTCATCATGTCCAACACCAGCCCTGCAGGTGCCCTAGACACTGATACCTTCCAACGGGCTATGCTGCAGTACCGGAACACTCCTGACAGGGACACCAGGCTCTCCCCGGCTATGTGTGTCTTTGGCCATCCAATCCAAGACTTCATCCCCATTGCCCCAGGCAAATATCTACCACACAACACATGGCGCGAGACCCTGGCAGCTCGGGAAGAAGCACTTCGTACCCGTCACATGAGGGACGCAGAACGTTGGTCCGAGCATACTAAACGGCTCCTGCCCCTTGCCGTCGGAGACCACGTCCGCCTCCAGAATCAGACAGGACCACACCCACTCAAGTGGGACAGAACTGGGACTGTGATCGAAGTTCGACAGTATGACCAATACGTCATCCGAGTTGATGGTTCTGGGAGGGTCACCCTCCGCAACAGGAAATTTCTTCGGAAATATGTGCCTGTGCGACGGCACCCACCCCCACTGACTATGGAGGAAGACATCTCTCTACATCACCGTCCAGCACCCGCACCCCTCTCTAGCCGTGTGGGACAGGTGCCACTCTCCCTGCGACATACCGGCACTGCAGATGCCCCATGCCGCCCCCCTGAGCCTGCTTCTGCCGCTTCTTCACCTCCGCAGGCAGCCAAGGATGCCCCTCGTGGAACGCATCCCCCCTCTACCGTGGAGGACTCCCTCACAACGCCGCCTGAGACACCACCAGCAGCCCCCGGCTTGGATCCAGTTCCTGCACCGATCACTGCTCCTCCGCCTGGCACCCCTCCTACAGCACCACGGTGCTCTACCCGTCGCACCAGACAGCCTGTCTGGCACTCGGACTATTCCATGTGA